One Salvia splendens isolate huo1 chromosome 12, SspV2, whole genome shotgun sequence genomic window carries:
- the LOC121757412 gene encoding bromodomain testis-specific protein-like produces MAGNQTHTRSCYPMHLPTNKAARCPLKFNVITPKGVWPIVEDKLLEGTNETRMPSMVKLSMPLDSGKRKPEMPLDGQRCKKQKMSIDDQWQRKRVSVVVTKKLEANVPEMSIDDQRWKKQNMDCNVKAECSKLLKELVDRRLAQAFTKPVDLIKTPDYFKKIKNPMDLGTIKRNLERNMYSDAKEFADDMVLTFRNAMLYHSPTNEVYRNARLLNCNFKRRWEILAKKMKLVVEKSHQVMKPAAAAGLMKAPKAEQRGYSRRVSLEKKLKNLSMEKTALNGCTSLRKTSDKGVNRCQEAAIDAYTRGAVPIEAKSPCSTSATTPTSAAEGVQMSPKKASRVAMLKGRFAEMAARERERKAARMALEKIKKTVEIDTSPILLKEMSILFGCYSNPKALEKVGFYLKQNYVEEYEV; encoded by the exons ATGGCTGGAAACCAAACTCATACAAGGTCGTGCTATCCGATGCACCTCCCTACGAACAAGGCAGCTCGTTGTCCTCTGAAGTTCAATGTTATAACTCCCAAAGGAGTATGGCCTATAGTTGAAGATAAGTTACTCGAAGGAACGAATGAGACACGCATGCCTTCCATGGTGAAGCTATCTATGCCACTGGACTCGGGCAAAAGGAAGCCAGAAATGCCTCTTGATGGTCAAAGGTGTAAAAAGCAAAAGATGTCCATTGATGATCAATGGCAAAGGAAAAGAGTTTCTGTTGTTGTAACTAAGAAGCTGGAGGCTAATGTTCCAGAGATGTCCATTGATGATCAGAGGTGGAAAAAGCAAAATATGGACTGCAATGTGAAAGCTGAGTGCAGTAAGCTTTTGAAAGAATTGGTGGATCGTAGACTGGCACAGGCGTTCACTAAGCCAGTCGATCTAATAAAGACTCCTGATTACTTCAAGAAGATTAAGAATCCAATGGATTTAGGAACAATAAAGCGTAATCTGGAGAGGAATATGTACTCTGATGCAAAGGAATTTGCTGATGACATGGTGCTGACTTTTAGGAATGCAATGTTGTATCACTCTCCTACGAATGAAGTTTATCGCAATGCAAGGCTATTGAATTGCAACTTCAAGAGGAGGTGGGAAATATTGGCTAAAAAAATGAAGTTAGTTGTAGAAAAAAGTCACCAAGTTATGAAGCCAGCAGCTGCAGCTGGTCTGATGAAAGCTCCCAAAGCTGAACAACGTGGCTACTCAAGGCGCGTATCACTAGAGAAAAAACTGAAGAATCTAAGTATG GAAAAAACAGCACTAAATGGCTGCACATCATTGAGGAAAACTTCTGACAAAGGTGTGAACCGGTGTCAAGAAGCAGCTATTGATGCTTATACTCGTGGGGCTGTCCCCATTGAAGCAAAAAGCCCATGTTCAACCTCTGCCACGACTCCTACATCCGCTGCTGAAGGTGTTCAAATGTCGCCAAAGAAGGCTTCGCGGGTTGCAATGCTCAAAGGCCGCTTTGCTGAAATGGCTGCTCGTGAGAGGGAAAGAAAAGCTGCAAGGATGGCACTAGAGAAG ATCAAAAAGACCGTTGAGATTGATACGTCTCCTATCCTGCTGAAAGAGATGAGTATTCTATTTGGTTGCTATTCAAATCCCAAGGCTTTGGAGAAAGTTGGCTTTTACTTGAAGCAAAACTATGTGGAAGAGTATGAAGTATGA
- the LOC121758419 gene encoding transcription factor GTE12-like isoform X2: protein MEANQTQTMSCYATTNKTARCPLKFKVTPKGVWPIVEDKLLVGTDGTRMPSTVKPSVQLNSGKRKPEMPLDGQRYKKQKMPIDDQWQRKRVSVAVTKKLEANVLLKPSHKRGPETSLDDHSWKLECSKILKGLMDRRPSQAFSKPVDPVKTPDYFKMIKNPMDLGTIKHKLERNMYSAAKEFADDVLLTFGNAMSYHPPSSEVYRSARLLKCNFGRMWEILDAKLKPVVENNHQVMKPAADLVKAPVPEKRGNSRRTSLEKRLKSKPWIKHVKPRKTALNGFSLMSTIVDEELAIDARTRGAAPNEEKNPCSTSATTPASEGFMAGVPMSPKKALRVAMLKSRFANTIFKATHPSLDEKTRIEKQLEAAEIASRERERNAARMALEMMEKAAEIDSPPNMLNDMDILFGCYPNSKSLEQIGLFLKVNYLEDVEEDDPEEGELF from the exons ATGGAAGCAAACCAAACTCAAACAATGTCGTGCTATGCTACAACGAACAAGACAGCTCGTTGTCCGTTGAAGTTCAAAGTAACTCCAAAAGGTGTATGGCCTATAGTTGAAGATAAGTTACTCGTAGGGACTGATGGGACTCGCATGCCTTCCACGGTGAAGCCATCTGTGCAGTTGAACTCGGGCAAAAGGAAGCCAGAAATGCCTCTTGACGGTCAAAGGTACAAAAAGCAAAAGATGCCCATTGATGATCAATGGCAAAGGAAAAGAGTTTCTGTTGCTGTAACTAAGAAGCTGGAGGCTAATGTTCTATTGAAGCCATCTCACAAGCGGGGCCCAGAGACGTCTCTTGATGATCATAGCTGGAAACTTGAGTGCAGTAAGATTTTGAAAGGGCTGATGGATCGTAGACCATCACAAGCATTCAGTAAGCCGGTCGATCCAGTGAAGACTCCGGATTACTTCAAGATGATTAAGAATCCAATGGATTTAGGAACGATAAAACATAAACTCGAGAGGAATATGTACTCTGCTGCAAAGGAATTCGCTGATGATGTGCTGCTGACTTTTGGAAATGCAATGTCGTATCATCCTCCTTCGTCTGAAGTTTATCGCTCAGCAAGGCTATTGAAGTGTAATTTCGGGAGGATGTGGGAAATATTGGATGCAAAACTGAAGCCAGTCGTAGAAAACAACCACCAAGTTATGAAGCCAGCGGCTGATCTTGTCAAAGCTCCCGTACCTGAAAAACGTGGCAACTCAAGGCGAACATCACTTGAGAAAAGATTGAAGTCAAAACCATGGATTAAGCAT GTCAAGCCTAGAAAGACAGCACTTAATGGATTCTCATTGATGAGCACAATTGTTGACGAAG AATTAGCTATTGATGCTCGTACTCGTGGGGCTGCTCCCAATGAAGAAAAAAATCCTTGTTCGACCTCTGCCACAACTCCTGCATCTGAAG GTTTCATGGCTGGTGTCCCAATGTCTCCAAAGAAGGCTTTGCGGGTTGCAATGCTCAAAAGCCGCTTTGCAAATACTATCTTCAAAGCTACACATCCGTCACTT GATGAAAAAACAAGGATCGAAAAACAACTGGAAGCTGCCGAAATAGCCTCtcgtgagagagaaagaaatgcTGCAAGGATGGCACTAGAGATG ATGGAAAAGGCTGCTGAGATCGATAGCCCTCCAAACATGTTGAATGATATGGATATTCTATTTGGTTGCTATCCAAATTCGAAGTCCTTGGAGCAAATTGGCTTGTTCCTAAAGGTGAACTATTTGGAAGATGTGGAAGAAGATGATCCAGAAGAGGGAGAACTTTTCTAG
- the LOC121758420 gene encoding bidirectional sugar transporter SWEET2a-like, producing the protein MSEGGLSSSPYSIISEGAGIAGNLCAFVLFVSPIPTFKRIIRNKSTEQFSGLPYIYTLLNCLICLWYGMPVVSSGLILIATVNSIGALFQLVYVLIFIIYADQRRRLKMVGLLLGVFAVFAVIVSLSLCFFEPPNRQLFVGYLSVFSLISMFASPLFIINLVIRTKSVEYMPYYLSLATFLMSIAFFAYGLLKHDAFVSIPNGIGAVLGILQLVLYFHYSRANARASKAPLLEPYTA; encoded by the exons ATGTCCGAAGGCGGCTTGTCTTCTTCACCCTACTCAATTATCAGCGAAGGAGCTGGAATTGCAG GAAACCTCTGTGCTTTCGTGTTGTTCGTGTCTCCCAT TCCAACATTCAAGAGGATCATTCGAAACAAATCTACAGAGCAATTCTCGGGGCTTCCTTACATCTACACCCTCTTGAACTGCTTGATATGCCTTTGGTATGGCATGCCGGTTGTCTCCTCCGGATTGATCTTGATCGCCACTGTCAACTCAATCGGAGCCCTTTTTCAGCTGGTTTACGTTCTCATATTTATCATCTACGCAGACCAAAGGAGAAGG CTAAAGATGGTGGGATTATTGTTGGGAGTTTTTGCTGTGTTTGCTGTCATTGTCTCTCTTAGCCTGTGCTTTTTCGAGCCACCAAACCGACAGCTCTTTGTCGGTTACTTATCTGTGTTTTCTCTCATATCCATGTTTGCTTCTCCACTATTCATCATT AATCTGGTGATCAGAACAAAAAGTGTGGAATACATGCCATACTATCTGTCTCTTGCTACATTCTTGATGAGTATTGCTTTCTTCGCGTATGGACTGCTCAAGCACGACGCCTTTGTCTCT ATTCCTAATGGAATTGGAGCAGTTCTTGGGATTCTTCAGCTGGTGCTCTACTTCCATTACAGCAGAGCTAATGCACGAGCATCGAAAGCGCCTCTGCTCGAGCCATACACAGCCTAA
- the LOC121758513 gene encoding transcription factor GTE12-like, producing MTMPCYPMQHHHHKVATNNTARCNLKFKVNPEANVPEKPSPKRGPEMSVDDQRWKKQKMDCNVKVECSNLLKVFMDRRLAWEFARPFDPVKTPPDYFKRIKNPMDLGTIKRKLERNMYSAAKEFVDDMLLTFGNAMTYHPPSSELHRNARLLDCNFRRRWEILAAKMKLVVENNHQVAGRIEVPKGENRGKSRRVSLEKKLKLEPRVKNEKKH from the exons ATGACAATGCCGTGCTATCCGATGCAACACCACCATCACAAGGTTGCTACGAACAACACAGCTCGTTGTAACTTGAAGTTCAAAGTAAATCCCGAGGCTAATGTTCCAGAGAAGCCATCTCCCAAGCGGGGCCCGGAGATGTCCGTTGATGATCAAAGGTGGAAAAAGCAGAAGATGGACTGCAATGTGAAAGTCGAGTGCAGTAATCTTTTGAAAGTATTTATGGATCGTAGATTAGCATGGGAGTTCGCTAGGCCATTCGATCCAGTGAAGACTCCTCCTGATTATTTCAAGAGGATTAAGAATCCAATGGATTTAGGAACAATAAAACGTAAACTGGAGAGGAATATGTACTCTGCTGCAAAGGAATTTGTTGATGACATGTTGCTGACTTTTGGGAATGCAATGACGTATCACCCTCCTTCGTCTGAACTTCATCGCAACGCAAGGCTATTGGATTGTAATTTCAGGAGGAGGTGGGAAATATTGGCTGCAAAAATGAAGCTAGTTGTAGAAAACAATCACCAAGTTGCTGGTCGGATAGAGGTTCCCAAAGGTGAAAACCGTGGCAAGTCAAGGCGCGTATCACTAGAGAAAAAACTGAAGCTCGAACCAAGGGTTAAGAAT GAAAAAAAGCACTAA
- the LOC121758419 gene encoding transcription factor GTE12-like isoform X1, protein MEANQTQTMSCYATTNKTARCPLKFKVTPKGVWPIVEDKLLVGTDGTRMPSTVKPSVQLNSGKRKPEMPLDGQRYKKQKMPIDDQWQRKRVSVAVTKKLEANVLLKPSHKRGPETSLDDHSWKLECSKILKGLMDRRPSQAFSKPVDPVKTPDYFKMIKNPMDLGTIKHKLERNMYSAAKEFADDVLLTFGNAMSYHPPSSEVYRSARLLKCNFGRMWEILDAKLKPVVENNHQVMKPAADLVKAPVPEKRGNSRRTSLEKRLKSKPWIKHVKPRKTALNGFSLMSTIVDEELAIDARTRGAAPNEEKNPCSTSATTPASEDLNMIMNSFTLFIIDYSSIGFMAGVPMSPKKALRVAMLKSRFANTIFKATHPSLDEKTRIEKQLEAAEIASRERERNAARMALEMMEKAAEIDSPPNMLNDMDILFGCYPNSKSLEQIGLFLKVNYLEDVEEDDPEEGELF, encoded by the exons ATGGAAGCAAACCAAACTCAAACAATGTCGTGCTATGCTACAACGAACAAGACAGCTCGTTGTCCGTTGAAGTTCAAAGTAACTCCAAAAGGTGTATGGCCTATAGTTGAAGATAAGTTACTCGTAGGGACTGATGGGACTCGCATGCCTTCCACGGTGAAGCCATCTGTGCAGTTGAACTCGGGCAAAAGGAAGCCAGAAATGCCTCTTGACGGTCAAAGGTACAAAAAGCAAAAGATGCCCATTGATGATCAATGGCAAAGGAAAAGAGTTTCTGTTGCTGTAACTAAGAAGCTGGAGGCTAATGTTCTATTGAAGCCATCTCACAAGCGGGGCCCAGAGACGTCTCTTGATGATCATAGCTGGAAACTTGAGTGCAGTAAGATTTTGAAAGGGCTGATGGATCGTAGACCATCACAAGCATTCAGTAAGCCGGTCGATCCAGTGAAGACTCCGGATTACTTCAAGATGATTAAGAATCCAATGGATTTAGGAACGATAAAACATAAACTCGAGAGGAATATGTACTCTGCTGCAAAGGAATTCGCTGATGATGTGCTGCTGACTTTTGGAAATGCAATGTCGTATCATCCTCCTTCGTCTGAAGTTTATCGCTCAGCAAGGCTATTGAAGTGTAATTTCGGGAGGATGTGGGAAATATTGGATGCAAAACTGAAGCCAGTCGTAGAAAACAACCACCAAGTTATGAAGCCAGCGGCTGATCTTGTCAAAGCTCCCGTACCTGAAAAACGTGGCAACTCAAGGCGAACATCACTTGAGAAAAGATTGAAGTCAAAACCATGGATTAAGCAT GTCAAGCCTAGAAAGACAGCACTTAATGGATTCTCATTGATGAGCACAATTGTTGACGAAG AATTAGCTATTGATGCTCGTACTCGTGGGGCTGCTCCCAATGAAGAAAAAAATCCTTGTTCGACCTCTGCCACAACTCCTGCATCTGAAG ATttgaatatgattatgaataGTTTCACACTTTTCATAATTGATTACTCCTCTATAGGTTTCATGGCTGGTGTCCCAATGTCTCCAAAGAAGGCTTTGCGGGTTGCAATGCTCAAAAGCCGCTTTGCAAATACTATCTTCAAAGCTACACATCCGTCACTT GATGAAAAAACAAGGATCGAAAAACAACTGGAAGCTGCCGAAATAGCCTCtcgtgagagagaaagaaatgcTGCAAGGATGGCACTAGAGATG ATGGAAAAGGCTGCTGAGATCGATAGCCCTCCAAACATGTTGAATGATATGGATATTCTATTTGGTTGCTATCCAAATTCGAAGTCCTTGGAGCAAATTGGCTTGTTCCTAAAGGTGAACTATTTGGAAGATGTGGAAGAAGATGATCCAGAAGAGGGAGAACTTTTCTAG
- the LOC121758102 gene encoding uncharacterized protein LOC121758102, which translates to MAEEFEESEVVFNANDEFAAADFKLSSRELFARSEKAKRKKIKTVPMSIPEKVSWLRYSDPDLEADCGGGEMVPPHVIVGRRVAGKVMAFSVCTGNGRTLKGRDLSQVRNSVLRLTGFLET; encoded by the coding sequence ATGGCGGAAGAGTTCGAGGAATCCGAGGTCGTCTTCAACGCCAACGACGAATTCGCCGCCGCCGATTTCAAGCTGAGCTCGAGAGAGCTCTTCGCGAGGAGCGAGAAggcgaagaggaagaagattaAGACGGTTCCGATGAGCATCCCGGAGAAAGTGTCGTGGCTCCGGTACTCCGATCCCGATTTGGAAGCTGATTGCGGCGGCGGAGAGATGGTGCCTCCGCACGTCATCGTGGGGCGGCGCGTGGCCGGAAAAGTGATGGCTTTCTCCGTTTGCACGGGAAACGGGAGGACTCTCAAGGGACGGGATTTGAGCCAAGTCCGTAACTCCGTTCTCCGCCTCACCGGCTTTCTCGAAACGTGA